DNA sequence from the Asticcacaulis sp. AND118 genome:
TACGCCCTGCTGACGCACATGGTGGCGCAGGCCGTGGGCCTCCAGGTGGGCGACTTCGTGCACAGCTTCGGCGACGTGCACCTGTATCTGAACCATGTGGAACAGGCGCGCACCCAGTTAACGCGCGACCCCCTGCCTTTCCCGGCGCTGAAACTGGCCGACAAGAAAGACCTGTTCGGCTTCGACTATGCCGATCTCGAACTGATCGATTATCAATCCCACCCGGCGCTGAAAGCGGCTGTGGCGGTTTAGAAATCATACCTCCCCAGCTTGCTGGGGAGGGGGACCGCGCCCGATAGGGCGGGGTGGTGGGGGTTCTTGCGATCTATCCACCCGCTAAAATTTAGAAAGAAACCCCACCACCACATCTCACTTGCTTCGCAAGTTCGTGCGGTCCCCCTCCCCGACAAGTCAGGGAGGAATGAAAGACAGACATGCCCAAACCCCTTCTCAGCCTGATCGTCGCCATGAGCGAAAACCGCGTCATCGGCCGCGACAACACCCTGCCCTGGCATCTGAAATCCGACCTGAAGATGTTCAAGGCCATCACGCAGTTCAAACCCCTCATCATGGGCTCGAACACCTGGGACTCGCTGCCGCGCAAGCCGCTGCCGGGACGGCTGAACCTCGTCTGCTCGCGCGATCTGAAATTCGAGGCCGAAGGCGGCATCGTCTGCGGCTCGCTGTTCGAGGCACTGGACAT
Encoded proteins:
- a CDS encoding dihydrofolate reductase codes for the protein MPKPLLSLIVAMSENRVIGRDNTLPWHLKSDLKMFKAITQFKPLIMGSNTWDSLPRKPLPGRLNLVCSRDLKFEAEGGIVCGSLFEALDIAREHAADDGAEEVVVIGGANIYEQTLPRADRLYVTLVHTTLDGDALFPEIDPAQWDEVKSEFCPKADGDDYDFTLKVYERKK